The Patescibacteria group bacterium genome window below encodes:
- a CDS encoding TaqI family restriction endonuclease, which produces MNLEKFSKFLKTVDLHAYRDRFRPIKIVEMDLPKDIQAISLLYKIYWDKKKFIDYDDFYKEYLKRLGDNIESFRKKILMCDKCFYLGLPARIYRTWASIITQIHAGYVAESVFGAGSVEMSEVLDHQGADFRVTYKNKKFNYQVKKETHSREVRKQKESKTKLDGEFIDILYNVPTNDVFDNPKTKKGEWRKPYKEFIANKKLERFNNGFVVFTPTIFEIKKKEIDSKLK; this is translated from the coding sequence ATGAATTTAGAAAAATTTAGTAAATTTTTAAAGACCGTTGATCTTCATGCATATCGTGACAGATTTAGACCTATAAAGATTGTTGAGATGGATTTACCAAAAGATATTCAGGCTATTTCTTTATTGTATAAAATTTATTGGGATAAAAAAAAGTTTATAGATTATGATGATTTTTATAAAGAATATCTAAAAAGATTAGGTGATAATATTGAAAGTTTCCGAAAGAAAATTTTAATGTGTGATAAATGTTTTTACTTGGGTTTGCCCGCAAGAATTTATAGAACATGGGCAAGTATTATTACTCAAATACATGCCGGTTATGTTGCTGAATCAGTATTTGGGGCTGGTAGCGTGGAAATGTCAGAGGTATTAGATCATCAAGGTGCTGATTTTAGAGTCACTTACAAAAACAAAAAATTTAACTATCAAGTTAAGAAAGAGACACATAGTCGGGAAGTTAGAAAACAAAAAGAATCAAAAACAAAATTAGACGGAGAATTTATTGATATTCTTTATAATGTTCCGACAAACGATGTTTTTGATAATCCTAAAACTAAGAAGGGCGAATGGAGAAAGCCTTACAAAGAATTTATTGCTAATAAAAAATTAGAAAGATTTAATAATGGTTTTGTTGTTTTCACTCCAACAATTTTTGAAATAAAGAAAAAAGAAATTGACTCTAAATTAAAATAG
- a CDS encoding PD-(D/E)XK nuclease family protein translates to MSDKFAATWASHSSITDFLECSRAYYLKNVYRDPVTGHKITLMAPSLALGQAVHSVLESLSVLPANERITLELLPKFRKEWENIAGEKGGFSGVDQEYRYKKRGEDMLQRVYDNPGPLVNLAVKIKKDLLYYWLSEEEELILCGRIDWMEYLKDQDAVHIIDFKTGQKRVENSLQLPIYYLLATNCQNRTVARMSYWYLAMDDAPSLLELPDAEASRLKILDIARQMKLARQLKKFACPHNGCRACEPFERIRKGEGKLIGTDDFRRDVYILPRVSDIDDAEEVIL, encoded by the coding sequence ATGTCTGACAAATTCGCCGCCACCTGGGCGTCGCACTCATCCATTACGGATTTTTTGGAGTGTTCGCGCGCCTACTACCTTAAAAATGTCTACCGCGACCCGGTGACCGGACATAAAATCACGCTGATGGCGCCCAGTCTTGCTTTGGGCCAGGCTGTGCACAGCGTTTTAGAGTCACTCTCCGTGTTGCCTGCAAACGAGCGCATCACGCTGGAACTTCTGCCAAAATTTCGTAAAGAGTGGGAAAACATTGCCGGAGAAAAAGGCGGCTTTTCCGGCGTTGACCAGGAGTACCGCTACAAAAAGCGCGGCGAAGACATGCTGCAACGCGTCTACGACAATCCGGGTCCGCTCGTAAATTTGGCGGTAAAAATAAAAAAAGACCTGCTCTACTACTGGCTTTCCGAAGAAGAAGAGTTGATTTTGTGCGGCCGCATTGACTGGATGGAGTATTTGAAAGACCAGGATGCCGTGCACATCATTGATTTTAAAACCGGCCAAAAGCGGGTGGAAAATTCACTGCAGCTGCCTATTTATTATTTGCTCGCTACCAACTGTCAGAACCGCACCGTGGCGCGCATGAGTTACTGGTATTTGGCCATGGATGACGCGCCCTCGCTTTTGGAATTGCCCGACGCGGAAGCCTCCCGTCTGAAAATTTTGGACATCGCGCGTCAGATGAAGCTCGCGCGTCAGTTGAAAAAATTCGCCTGTCCGCACAACGGCTGCCGCGCCTGCGAACCGTTTGAGCGCATCCGCAAAGGCGAGGGCAAACTCATCGGCACGGATGACTTTCGCCGCGACGTCTACATTCTGCCGCGCGTCAGCGACATTGACGACGCCGAAGAGGTTATTTTGTAA
- a CDS encoding alpha/beta fold hydrolase, which yields MQKLFIRNRKNQNMAVVVEETPNAKGMAFVMHGLGGDKYQPHIQVFVAAFKEHGLSVVYFDTTNTFGESDGDYADATLTNYYEDLEDVINWSKTQRWYAEPFWLCGHSLGGISVALYAEKYPTQVKALAPISTVISGKLSLETPRYKKNLEVWQKTGWRIEENAEVPGRIKKLKWSHVEDRLHYDLLPQVNKLTMPVLLIAGELDNSTPPVHQKMLFDALPGPKEFHVVAGAPHTFRALQHLAEIKKIMSEWIGKYLEDNVIYVFIDASNLWAAQKAKGKFFDYEKLRKFIKEEFNGVAIEVFYYTAYPADGTREYSLEGKHKFYTFLKKGLGFKVRKKELKRIITASAEGQSVEEKGNMDVEIAIDAVHHSKKYTIAVLFSGDSDFLALVTYLRNGGKKVYIFSSKNNISEELKTGGDGYYDILNVQEDIWGRELRYRDQGGENKTTLREEGCPKM from the coding sequence ATGCAAAAGCTCTTCATCAGAAATCGCAAGAATCAAAATATGGCCGTGGTTGTGGAAGAAACACCAAATGCCAAAGGCATGGCCTTTGTCATGCACGGTTTGGGTGGCGATAAGTATCAGCCGCACATCCAGGTCTTCGTCGCCGCGTTCAAGGAGCACGGCTTGAGCGTGGTGTATTTTGATACTACAAATACCTTCGGCGAAAGCGACGGTGATTATGCGGACGCGACCCTCACCAATTATTACGAAGATTTGGAAGACGTTATCAACTGGAGCAAAACGCAGAGGTGGTATGCGGAGCCGTTCTGGCTCTGCGGCCACAGTCTGGGTGGCATCTCGGTTGCCCTGTACGCGGAGAAGTATCCAACGCAAGTGAAAGCGCTTGCGCCGATTTCAACCGTGATTTCCGGCAAGTTGAGTCTGGAAACGCCGCGGTACAAAAAGAATTTGGAAGTATGGCAAAAAACCGGCTGGCGCATTGAAGAGAACGCGGAAGTCCCGGGAAGAATTAAAAAATTAAAATGGTCGCATGTGGAAGACCGCCTGCACTACGATTTATTGCCTCAAGTAAATAAATTGACCATGCCGGTGCTCCTGATTGCCGGTGAGCTTGACAACAGTACGCCGCCCGTGCACCAAAAAATGCTTTTTGACGCTCTGCCCGGGCCCAAAGAGTTCCACGTTGTCGCAGGTGCGCCGCACACCTTTCGCGCGCTACAGCATCTGGCCGAGATTAAAAAGATCATGAGCGAGTGGATAGGGAAGTATCTTGAAGATAATGTCATCTATGTTTTTATCGATGCATCTAACCTGTGGGCGGCACAGAAAGCCAAAGGAAAATTTTTTGATTACGAAAAATTAAGAAAATTTATAAAAGAAGAATTTAATGGAGTCGCTATAGAAGTTTTTTATTATACTGCCTATCCGGCCGACGGCACCAGAGAATACAGCCTGGAAGGAAAACATAAATTTTATACCTTTCTTAAAAAGGGTTTAGGCTTTAAGGTGCGTAAAAAAGAATTAAAAAGAATCATCACCGCCAGTGCCGAGGGTCAATCTGTAGAAGAAAAAGGCAATATGGATGTAGAGATAGCAATTGATGCGGTCCATCATTCTAAAAAATATACTATCGCCGTCTTGTTTTCCGGCGATTCGGACTTTTTGGCTTTGGTGACGTATCTAAGGAACGGCGGCAAAAAAGTCTATATCTTTTCTTCCAAGAATAATATTTCTGAAGAATTAAAAACGGGTGGGGATGGTTATTATGACATACTAAATGTGCAAGAGGATATTTGGGGGAGAGAACTACGTTATAGGGACCAAGGAGGCGAAAACAAAACAACCCTCCGCGAAGAGGGTTGTCCTAAGATGTGA
- a CDS encoding helix-turn-helix transcriptional regulator, with protein MPKSTHTDDYKTTISRLRKVRLELGLKQEDVADKLGKPQSFVSKIECGERRLDIAELKELAKLYKKDLTYFI; from the coding sequence ATGCCAAAATCAACACACACTGATGATTATAAAACAACTATTAGCCGCCTGAGAAAGGTTAGACTTGAATTAGGTTTAAAGCAAGAAGACGTTGCAGATAAGCTCGGCAAGCCGCAATCTTTTGTTTCTAAAATTGAATGTGGAGAAAGACGATTGGATATTGCAGAATTAAAAGAATTGGCAAAACTTTATAAAAAAGACCTGACTTATTTTATTTAA